In Sphingobium sp. EP60837, one genomic interval encodes:
- a CDS encoding autotransporter domain-containing protein, translated as MLALPSAAVAQNECGALPAAGGLVSCPASGNPYPAGITYLPTAGLTVVLPAGASIQTATAATPGIQIVGAGDLAIDGSGASVATSGALSNGVTVSSLGGSAEVGLASVSTTGAGSTAVSALSDTGTASVITTGNVTSTGRGGAGISAVSGTGDAFVTANNVSTVAALPADTATSRSAILAQGANATVISTGTVTTAGRASLGGVADAISVTGTAGDASAVVNNVAASGDTSRAVAVTASNNASATVNGLVSASGLGADAVAVTGGNRATVTVGPNGRLSAADGNLITLTSVNGSTLSNSGTIGSNPNGLAVQALGGPATINNSGSLSSDIVLTAGNDTVNNSGAFVVGPNPDFGAGTDAFVNTGLVSLGTGATVAGAPTFAGLESFSNAGLVDLRNGVVGDSLTLPGTFSGTGASQLGVDVSAGGSDRLILGGAATGTTTVLLNAPSLTAPIFTSGAVIVQAGAPSAASAFQFNGGFQNAGLVRYEVAYDPATLSYSVTGGPSDAAFRTLNYVDGARSLWMKSADVVTAQLRSRRDSLWAHGDAATSGKFWLQMHGSVEDRSGRRTVSSFGQSRVINTGYKQDYYGGQAGFDFGGGVGEKGGFALGVTGGYINSSQNFAGSPDRINFNAVNAGVYGSFTSGNIFANVLGKYDHYWANASSPTGGFRQKFNGSVYGVRGEVGLRFGSDSFFIEPAASLSYTRSNLDSFSVLGTTADFNEDDGLRGRVGGRVGGQVHIGDTAVLAPYIGANYVHEFKGRDEVSFSNGVQTVAFTNDRMRDYGEAVLGVTIGQTSGISGFLEANYARTFSNGSGSNSLEGAGGRAGLRIRF; from the coding sequence ATGCTGGCCCTGCCTAGCGCTGCGGTGGCGCAGAATGAATGCGGCGCGCTGCCTGCGGCAGGCGGTCTGGTTTCCTGTCCTGCGTCCGGCAACCCCTATCCCGCCGGCATCACCTATCTTCCCACGGCCGGCTTGACGGTTGTCCTGCCCGCGGGCGCTTCCATCCAGACAGCCACAGCCGCAACACCTGGCATTCAGATTGTGGGCGCGGGTGATCTGGCAATCGACGGGAGCGGCGCATCCGTCGCGACCAGTGGCGCGCTTTCCAATGGCGTGACGGTTTCCAGCCTGGGCGGTTCGGCAGAAGTTGGGTTGGCGTCCGTCTCCACGACCGGTGCGGGTTCGACAGCGGTCTCCGCACTTTCGGACACCGGTACTGCCAGCGTGATAACGACCGGCAACGTCACCTCCACCGGTCGCGGCGGAGCAGGCATTTCGGCAGTGTCGGGCACGGGCGACGCATTCGTCACCGCAAACAATGTCAGCACCGTCGCTGCGCTGCCCGCGGACACGGCGACGAGCCGCAGCGCCATTCTAGCGCAGGGCGCCAACGCGACGGTGATTTCCACCGGCACGGTGACGACGGCAGGTCGTGCATCCTTGGGCGGAGTCGCCGATGCCATCTCCGTCACGGGGACGGCGGGCGATGCCAGTGCAGTCGTAAATAATGTCGCGGCCAGCGGCGATACTTCGCGCGCGGTTGCGGTGACGGCCAGCAACAACGCCAGCGCCACGGTGAATGGCCTGGTTTCGGCTTCCGGCCTCGGCGCTGACGCCGTGGCGGTCACGGGCGGAAATCGGGCGACGGTCACTGTGGGCCCGAATGGTCGCCTGTCGGCGGCTGACGGCAACCTCATCACGCTAACGTCGGTCAATGGTAGCACCCTGTCCAATTCCGGCACGATCGGTTCCAATCCCAACGGTTTGGCGGTCCAGGCGCTCGGCGGGCCGGCAACGATCAACAACAGCGGCTCCTTGTCCAGCGACATTGTTTTGACTGCGGGCAACGACACGGTGAATAATAGCGGCGCGTTCGTCGTTGGCCCCAACCCCGATTTTGGGGCGGGCACTGACGCCTTCGTGAACACTGGCTTGGTCAGCCTTGGCACGGGCGCAACGGTGGCGGGTGCACCGACATTCGCGGGTCTGGAGAGCTTTTCCAACGCAGGCCTGGTCGATTTGCGCAACGGCGTAGTGGGCGACAGCCTCACGCTTCCGGGCACCTTCTCGGGGACGGGTGCAAGCCAGTTGGGTGTCGATGTAAGTGCTGGCGGCAGCGATCGTCTGATCCTGGGTGGCGCTGCTACGGGGACTACCACGGTTCTGCTTAACGCGCCCTCCCTGACCGCACCCATCTTTACGTCGGGCGCCGTCATCGTTCAGGCTGGTGCTCCATCCGCCGCATCGGCTTTTCAGTTCAACGGGGGCTTCCAGAATGCTGGCCTCGTTCGATATGAAGTCGCCTATGACCCGGCGACCCTGTCTTACAGTGTCACGGGTGGACCAAGCGACGCAGCCTTCCGCACGCTCAATTATGTGGATGGCGCCCGCAGCCTGTGGATGAAGTCCGCGGACGTGGTCACAGCGCAACTGCGGTCGCGCCGGGATTCACTATGGGCCCATGGCGATGCCGCGACCTCCGGCAAGTTCTGGCTCCAGATGCACGGTTCGGTCGAAGATCGTAGCGGCCGCCGGACAGTGTCCAGCTTTGGTCAGAGCCGGGTCATCAACACCGGCTATAAGCAGGATTATTACGGCGGACAGGCCGGCTTCGACTTCGGCGGTGGCGTTGGTGAAAAGGGCGGCTTTGCCCTGGGTGTGACGGGCGGTTACATCAATTCCTCGCAGAACTTTGCCGGTTCGCCAGACAGGATCAACTTCAACGCGGTCAATGCCGGCGTCTATGGCAGCTTCACCTCGGGCAATATCTTTGCGAACGTCCTGGGCAAATATGATCACTATTGGGCCAATGCCAGCAGCCCGACCGGCGGCTTCAGGCAGAAGTTCAATGGCTCCGTCTATGGCGTCCGCGGGGAAGTCGGCCTGCGGTTCGGCAGCGACTCCTTCTTTATCGAGCCTGCCGCAAGCCTGTCCTACACGCGGTCGAATCTCGACAGCTTCTCGGTCCTTGGCACTACTGCGGACTTCAACGAGGATGATGGCCTTCGAGGCCGCGTGGGTGGGCGTGTCGGCGGACAGGTCCACATTGGGGACACGGCCGTTCTGGCACCCTATATAGGGGCTAACTATGTCCACGAATTCAAGGGACGGGACGAAGTGAGCTTCAGCAACGGCGTGCAGACGGTGGCGTTCACCAATGACCGCATGAGGGATTATGGTGAAGCTGTCCTGGGCGTCACCATTGGCCAGACGAGCGGCATTTCTGGCTTCCTAGAGGCCAATTATGCGCGCACTTTCAGCAACGGCAGCGGCTCCAACAGCCTTGAAGGTGCTGGCGGGCGGGCCGGATTGCGCATCCGCTTCTGA
- a CDS encoding ferritin-like domain-containing protein, with protein sequence MRTESTISTLNSLVKTTLDSMKGFKDAAEDAENTQFSALFSQFARERSEVASALQSEVRRLGGNPEDDSSFLAAAHRTFMDLKKAFTGSDDKAVIQEVERGEDYIKAKYETALRDADLDPSARDAVEKAYQSVKAGHDRASALKHSID encoded by the coding sequence ATGAGAACTGAAAGCACGATCAGTACCCTGAACAGCCTCGTCAAGACCACGCTGGATAGCATGAAGGGGTTTAAGGACGCTGCCGAAGACGCAGAGAACACGCAGTTTTCCGCGCTGTTTTCGCAGTTCGCTCGTGAACGCAGCGAAGTTGCGAGCGCCCTCCAATCGGAAGTCCGACGGTTAGGTGGCAATCCCGAGGACGACAGCAGCTTCTTGGCCGCCGCTCATCGCACATTCATGGATTTGAAGAAGGCCTTTACCGGAAGCGACGACAAGGCAGTCATTCAGGAAGTCGAGCGCGGTGAGGACTATATCAAGGCCAAGTATGAAACTGCACTTCGAGACGCTGATCTTGACCCTTCCGCTCGCGACGCTGTCGAAAAGGCGTATCAGTCGGTGAAAGCTGGGCATGATCGCGCGAGTGCTTTGAAGCACAGTATTGATTAA